The DNA segment CCTGCTTGGCCTGGTGGACTTCGCTCTGGGAGCCGAAGACACGCCCTACCGCAAGCCCCAGCCGGAGTACTCCCAAGCCGTCATCGAAACGATCGCCCTTCCGGCCCCCCAAGTCGCCATGGTGGGCGACTCCCCCTTCGATATCCAGGCCGCTCAAGCCGTCGGCATGCGCTCGCTTTGCGTCACTACCGGCTCCCACACCCGCCAGGAGCTCCAAGAGGCCGGCGCCGATCAGGTTTTCGAAACCATGGAACAGATAGCCGACTGGCTGGAGAGCTAGATTCATTTTCATTCTCACCCCCTTCCCCGCGGCAGGCCACACCCAGGGCCACGCATTTCACGTAAGACCACAACGCTGCAGTCTAGCGCCGGGCTCCTAGGCGTCTCCTGGGGCGCGAGGCGCAGCTAAGGCTCGCGTTGCAAGATCCCGCTTGCCGCGGGGGCGCCCATGTCTTCTTTTGGAGCCACCTTGCCAAGCTCCCCGCAAAACTCCGATTCCCTTTCCGGCGTCCTGGAACGCATCATCTTCTTCAACGAGGAAAACAACTTCACCATCGCCGAGCTTCGTCCGGAAACCGGCAAGGACAAGGTGACCATCCTTGGACCGCTGGGCGGCGTGCAATGCGGCGAAACCCTGAGCATCCAAGGAGCCTGGTCGAAACACCCGACCCACGGCCCGCAGTTCAAGATCCAATCCTTCGAATCTCGGCTGCCCGCCTCCATCTACGGGATACGCAAATACCTGGGCAGCGGACTGGTGAAAGGCGTTTCCAAGGGTCTCGCCGAGCGCATCGTCAAGCGCTTCGGCAGCGATACCCTGCGCGTCATCTCCGAGGAATCTGCCCGACTGCAGGAAGTGAGCGGCATCGGCAAGCAGAGAGCCCGCTCCATCAAGGAAGCCTGGGACGAGCAGGTCATCCAGCGCGAGCTCTTCATTTTCGGCCAGACCTATGGGCTCACACCCTCCCTGTGCCTTCGCGTCTTCAAGCAGTTCGGGACCGAAGCCGTATCCGTCCTGCAAAACGAGCCCTACCGGGCGGCCCGCGAAGTGCACGGAGTGGGTTTCAAGACCGCTGACAAGATCGCCATCAACACCGGCGTCCCAAACGACAGCCCACAGCGCATCGACGCTGGCATCGAGTTCGTGCTGCAGGAGCTGCAGGACGAAGGCCATACCGCCTTCCCTATCGAGGAACTGGCCAACCAGACCTCCGAAACGCTGGATACGGACGTCACTCTGGTGCAGGACGGCATCGAACGGCTGCTCGAGTCGAAATCCATCTGGAAAACCGATTCCCACAACGGCATCGCCTACGCCCAGCTTCCGCACAATTTCTTCGCAGAGGAAAAGATCGCCAACGCCGTCCGGCGCCTGAAGGAGACGCCCAGCGGCTTGCCGCCCATCAAGCGCGAGATCGCCGTGGACTGGGCCCAGGAAAAGGCGGGTTTCGAGTTCGGCGAATCGCAAAAGGAAGCCGTCAAGGGCAGCCTCGCCCACAAGGTCTTCATTCTCACCGGCGGTCCCGGCACCGGCAAGACCACCATCCTCAGAGCGGTCGTTTCCATCCTCAAAGCCAAGAAGGCCAAGATCCTGCTCGCCGCCCCCACCGGCCGAGCCGCCCAGCGACTGTCGGAATCCACCCGAGCCTACGCCCAGACCATTCATCGCCTGCTCAAGTTCGATCCGGCGCAGGGCGGATTCGTGATGAACGAAAACAAGCCGCTCTCCGCTGACGTGGTCATCGTAGACGAAGCCTCCATGCTCGACGCGCGCCTCGCCGCGGCGCTGTTCCAAGCCATCCCATCGAAGGCTCACCTGATCCTCGTCGGCGACGTTGATCAGCTACCGTCCGTGGGAGCGGGAAACGTTTTGAAGGACCTCATCGCGTCGAGAACGATTCGCTACGTGACGCTCGATGTGGTGTTTCGTCAAAAGAAGTTCAGCAGCATCGTTCACTACGCCCACGCCATCAACCGCGGCGAAGTCTCCTTGCCGACACCACTGGAAGACCCGCGCCAGCTCGACCCGAAAAAGGACTTTCAGTTTCTCGCCGCCAGCGACCAGCAGGACGCGGCCAACAAGGTCGCCGCCGTCTTCAAAGACTTCATCGCGGGCGAGCTGGCCCTCGATCCGATCTCCGACGCCCAAACCCTCGCCCCCATGCACAAGGGCCTAGCAGGTGTGGGCAACCTCAACCAGACCTTGCAGGAAACGCTCAACACCCGCAGCGAGGCCATGCCGTTCGGAAGCCTCAAGTTCAAGGTCGGCGACAAGGTCATCCAAACCCGCAACAACTACGACAAGAACGTCTTCAACGGCGACATCGGCATCGTCAAAGCCCTCGACGGCGTCAACGGACTCATCGACGTGGACTTCGACGGCACCGAAGCCACCTACGACAAATCGGAGATGATCGACCTGCAGCTCGCCTACGCGGTGAGCATTCACAAGTCTCAAGGCAGCGAATACCCGGTTGTGGTCATCCCCCTCCTGAAAGCCCACTTCATGATGCTGCAGAGAAATCTGATCTACACCGCGGTGACCCGCGGAAAAAAGAAGATCGTCATCGTAGGCGAGTCCGCGGCCTACGCCATGGCCGTTCGCAACAGCGACGCCAAGTCTCGCTGCACCTTGCTGCAGGAGTTTCTGCGCTAGACGGCGCGCTCGCCCGCCCTTCGCCCCCTACACCTTGCGGAAGGCTAGGGTCACATTCGCTCCGCCAAATCCGCTGCTGTTGCTCAAAGCGACTGCGGGCGCGACCGCTTCGGTTTCGCGAATCACATTCAAGTCGCCAAAGACCGGGTCGAGCTCCTTCAGGTGGGCCGAGCCAGGCGTGATGCCTTCTTTCATGGAGAGCGCGACGAAGGACGCCTCCAAAGCGCTCGCCAGCGAAAGCCCATGCCCAGTCAAGGCCTTGGTGCTGGACACCTTCGGTCGGTAGCCACGCTTTCCGAAAACCTCCGTCAAGGCCTTGCCCTCGCTCAAGTCGCCGATCACGGTCGAGGTCGCATGGGCATTGACGTAATCGACCTCGCCCGCTTCCAGACCGGAGCTCTCAAGCGCTCGCCTCATGGCCTCGATAAGGCCTAGCCCTTCGGGGTGCGACATCGCCACGTTGTGGCCATCGCTGGCCTGTCCCCAGCCGAGAAGCTCCGCGAACGGGGCCACCCCTCGCCGCGTCGCCTCCTGCTCGCTCTCCAAAACGAGCACCGCTCCCCCGCCCGTGCTGACAAATCCATTCCGCTCCTTGTCGAACGGACACGACGCCCGCCCAGGATCGTCCTTCAACGACAAGGCCCGCATACCGGCAAAAGGAAGCACGCTTTCGTCGTTCAGGTCCTCGCCAGCCACCACGAACATGCGCTTCTGGCGCCCTAAGGCGATATCGTCGAACGCGTAGCCCAAGGCATGCCCCGACGAGGCGCAGGCGGACGAGAAACCACAGGAGTTTCCTCGGATCTTGAAGGCCGCCACAAGATTGAAGCTCAAAGTGCCAGCGATAGAGGAAACAATGCCCGTCGGAGGGCAACGCATGGGACCGAGCTGATGCATGCGCGACATGTTGTTGTGCACCAGCCGCATCGAACCGCCGGACGCTGTGTACATGCCAGTATCCAAATTTGAGATATCATCCTCCTGCAACCTGGCCGATTCGATGGCCTGCTCGAGGGCTGCGTAGGCGTAGACGCCATGCGGAGGCAGAGAGCGCAGCTTGTCGCGGCGAATCCTGTAGCGGGACGGAAACTGCCAGTCCTCGAAGTCGCTCGAACTCAGGTCGAAATCCTTCACCGTTCCAGCGAGCTTGACCTCGCCTTGCAGCTTTTCGTTTTGAGGGATGAAAGGGGCGAACCCATGGGACAGGTTTCGCAGGCTCCGCAGGACGCTGCTCACGTCGTTGCCGATGCTGCTGATCAATCCAATGCCTGTTACAAAAACCCGTTGTCGACCCATAACGCTATTATCGAAAAGATGATACGCTCGCTAGAGCAATCGATCTCTTCCTCACAAGTCGAGGTTTTATCCTCATCCCCGGGAAGTCGCCCCGAGTCGCGAAAAAAGCGAACGGCTGCAATCCGTTCGCCATCAAAGCCCGCGAGCTCCTTCTCAGGACGCGGCAGCGCTTTCGCTGGCAGTCTCGTCAGCGAAGACCAGGGTGATCTCCTCCGCGGTGACCGCTTTTTCGTCACCCACCATGATCTTGCCCGAGTAGACCACCATCGGATCGCGGCGACGCTTCAGCTCGATCGAAAGAGCCAGGGTTTCGCCAGGACGGCAAACCCTATGGCAGCGCACTCCGTCGGCCCCAGTGAAGTAGATGGAGAGCTTATCCGCAGACGTCTCGCCTGCTTGCGTCTTGAGGAAATGAAACACGCCGAGCTGACCGAGCGACTCCAGCATAATGGACGCGGGAAAGACCGGATCGTGCTTGAAATGCCCCGCCAAAAAGGCTTCCGAACCGGAAATCTCGTACACGCCGCTAGCCGTTTCCCCAGAAATCTCCGCAGACTGCAAAAAGAGAAACGGCTCCTGCTGGGGCATCGTCGCCGCGACCTGCTCGATCGGGTAGAACTTGGCGCTTTGAACAGTCTCCTCCCCGGTGATCTTGGACGCGATGAAAACCTTGAGGTCGCCTACCGTACGTAGATCCCACAATTCCTCATTCTTGATGCTTACCCCCAGCGATTCCTCCACCATCATGATGGCCTCGAACATGGTGAGCGAATCAAGGCCCAAGTCCTCCATGAACTTGACCGAATCATCGCCGTTTTTGAGCACGTCCACCATTTCCGGCTCCAAGAATCGCTCCACGATCCCCAACACCACAGTGGGCACAAGAGACACGTCACCCGAAGATTTGAATGCCAAGGCAGCCTCGATCGTCTCGGGCGAGCAGCGTTTGAGCGTCTCCCTCAAGACCTCTTCCGCAGACGGCTCCGCCGCTTGAGATGTAACCTGTTTGTTTGTTGCCTCGTTTGACATTTCTGCCGCTAAGAAAGGTCGGCCCCTTCAGAAAGTAAACAGCAAAAACCGATGGCGCTTACCTTTGAGAGAACGCCCGCCGATTCGCTTTGCGCTCGCCAAACCGCATAGTTCCCTATGAATGGAGGTGAATTAGATTGATTAGCGCAAATACTTAGCATGCAATCTGCTCCCGTTGCACCCGCAACGCCAAACGCTTCTATGGAACTCAGCTCCAACGCACCCATACTCATCCTGACCCACGAGTTCGCGCCGACCAAGGGTGGCATCGCCACCTTCACCGAAGAGATGGCGCGGGCCGCGGTGCAGCTGGGGCGCAAGGTGGAGGTCTGGGCCCCGCGCGGGTGCGAAGAGCGAGGAGACGACTACCCCTTTCCGGTGCGACGGCTGGACCTGAAGGGGTCGCAGGACGTCTCCTGCCAGATCAAGCTAGTGCGCGAGCTCATTCGCCAGCGCCGCCGCGTGCGCAAGGCCATCGTGTACATCTGCGACCCTGGCCCAGTGCTGGCCATGTGTTACCTGCAGTTCTTCAAGACCTTCAAACCCGGCAAGCTCATCCTCACCTTTCACGGCTCTGAAATAAAGACCTTCGCCGCAAATCCCGGCAAGCGCATCGCGGTCAACCAGCTGATCAAGCGAGCCGACCGCATCAGCACCCCGTCCGAATTCACCCACGGGCTGCTCAAGTCGAACTTCCCCGGCGCCAAGAAAAAAACCTTCCTCACTCCCGGAGCCCTGCGCTCCGATTTCGAGGAAATCGAATCCCGCAACGCCCGCTCCTCCAAGAAGGTGCACATTCTCACTGTGGGGCGTCTCCACCCCCGCAAGGGCCAGGCCTTCATCATGCAGGCCCTCGCCCAACTGCCTCGCCAGCTGCGCCGTCAAGTCTCCTTCTGGATCGTCGGCACCGGCAAGAAATACGGCTACGAGACGCAGCTGCGCCAGATGGCGGAACAGGTCGACTTTTCGGTCACCTTCTTTGGCGACGTCACCAACGAGCAGCTGGAGGACTTGTACGCCCGGGCCGACCTCTTCTCCATGACCAGCGTCAACTTCCGCAAGAGCGTGGAAGGCTTCGGACTGGTCTATCTGGAAGCCGCGGCCCACGGTCTGCCCATCGTGGCCCACAAGGTCGGCGGCGTGGCGGAAGCGGTCTCCGATGGTGAAAACGGCATCCTGGTAGAGCCGGAAAACCTCAACCAGCTCAGCGAGGCTTTCGCCCAGCTGATCCAAGACCGCGAACTGCGTCTCAGAATGGGCCGAAACGGAAAGCGCTGGGCCCGACGCAACAACTGGATCCAGTCCGCCGACCTGCTTTTCAACCGCTGGGACATCAGCATCGATCCATCTCTGGAAGAACCGGAGGACGCCCTGCAGTTAGTAGAGGCTTGAAATCGCCCTGTCCACCTGCCCTCCTCGTGGCATGATCGAAAGCGTCTCCGAAATTCAAGTACGCTACGCGGAAACGGACATGATGGGCATCGTCTATCATGCCAACTACCTGCCTTGGCTGGAGATCGGACGCACCAACCTGCTTCGCGAAAATGGCCTACCTTACAAGGAGCTCGAGCAGCGCGGCTTCCTGCTGCCCGTGCTCGAAGTAAACCTCAAGTACAAGCAGCCAGCCCGCTACGACGACCTCGTCACCATTCGCACCCGCATGGCCGAAAAGCCCTTTCTGCGCATCCGGTTGGACTACGAGCTGAGCCGCGGAGAAACCCTATTGGCCAGCGGCTACACCGTGCACGCCTTCATGAACAAGGACGGCCAACCGGTGAAGGTCCCCGCCTTCTTTCGCGACGCCATGGCAGACGCTTTCGCTGAAAAATCGTAGCCGCGCCGCCACTACGCGCGCTTCCCTCTCTACCCGCGTAGCCGCGTTTCCAGCAAACGCGCCCCTTCAGCAGTGCTCCGCCAGCGCCTGGGGATCGGTTTCCTTCGCCCGGGCCGACGCCAGCCGCTCGCGAGCGCTCTCCTTTCCGACCAATCGGTACACCGCCCACACCGCATGGGCCCGCACGAGCGCCTCGGCATCGTCGGCAGCCAGTCCCTCCAAAGTTTCGAGCACCTGCTCGAGAAAAACCTCACGCCCCACGCCCTCCGGCCACCAATCCTCGCACACCAGCAGGTTTCCAGCAGCGACGCAGGCGTTTCGCTTCAGTCCTCGCAGCTTGGTCCGCTTCATAGGCATCTTGCGGAATGTTTCGCGAAAGGTTTCGACATCCATCCGCAGCAAATCGAGAAGACCGATATTCGCGATTTCGTAGCGCGTCTCCAAAAGCTGGGCACGCCCCGCTTTGGCGAAACGGTTCCAAGGGCAGACATCCAGGCAAATGTCGCAGCCAAACACCCGACCGCCCATGCGTTCGCGAATCTCGTGTGGGATGAAACCTCGATTCTCGATGGTCTGGTACGAGATGCAGCGTCGCGAGTCCACCACGCCTGGCTCCACAATCGCATCCGTCGGGCATGCATCCAAACATCGGGTACACTTTCCGCAGAGGATCCCGACATCCGGCTTCTCGATCCGTTCGCCGTCCGACTTGGAACGCAGCGGGGGATCCGGCTCGAATTCCAAACGGCAGTAGATCGCGCTGAGAAACAGCCAGTTGCCGTGCGTCTTAGAGATCAGCATGCCGTTCTTGCCTTGCCAGCCCAATCCCGAGCTCGCCGCCCATCCACGCTCCACCACCGGTCCGGTATCCACATAGTAACGGTAGTCGCGCGGCCCCAAAGCGAACCGCTGCTGCAGCAGCTCGCCCACTTTCTTCAAGCCAACCAGCAATGTGTCGTGATAATCTCGATACAGCGAATACTTCGCGAATCCCGTCTGGGAGCGGGCCTCCGTTTCCTCCCTGGGCAGGTAGTTCGCGCCCAGCAGAATCGCGGACTTCGCTCCCTCCAGCACCAAGTCCGGATTCTTCCGCTTTTCCAAAGACCGGGCATACCAGTCCATGTCGGCATGGTAGCCTTTCTCCACCCAAGCCCGCAACGCCGCATCGTCTACCTGCCCCAGACGGGCGAAGCGCGCCTCGTCAAAACCGATTTCCCGAATCGAGGCCCGTAGCTCCTCCTTCTGGCGCGAACCGATCATAGCTTGCGCTGAGCCGCTTCCAGCTTATAGGAGCGACACACGTGGGCCACCACATCGTTGACGTGACGCCCCTCGGTGAGGATCTGCACGTGGGCCTGCCGATAGATCGGATCGCGGGCCGCCATCAGCTTGGCGATTTGCGCTAGCGGGTCCTCCACCTGCAACAGGGGGCGGTTCGAATTGTGGCGCGTGCGCTCGAACACCCCTTCGGCCGTGGCGATAAGCGAAAAGACCAAGCCCTTCCCCTTCAAGGTCTCCATCATTCCGGGCTGGATCACCAAGCCGCCTCCGCAGGCGATCAGGCAGCCTTCGCCAGGGTGGCCGTTTTCCACGAACGCGCGCTCCATTTCGCGAAACGCCGGCTCACCGTCCTGAGCGAAGATATCGGGAATGCTGCGGCCCTGCTGGGCTTCGATGGCGTGGTCGCTATCCATAAACTCCAGGCCAAGACGCTGCGCGGCCAGGCGGCCCACAGTGCTTTTGCCAGTTCCCATAAATCCTGCGAGGTAGAGGTTCGGTTTGCGCTTCCGGTTCATAACGAGCAGTCTTGCACCCATAAAGTCCCGACACCTAGAGTCTACTCTATAATCCGCGTGCCGCCCAACCCTTCAAGCCACTCAACCGCCCCCCGCTCCAGCTACGACGCCCTGATCTTCGGCGGCGGACTCGCCGGCTCGCTTCTGGCGGAGCGCTTTCTAGCAAGCGAAAAACGCGTACTGCTCGTCGACGATCCCAGCAAGTCCAGCTGCTCTCGCGTCGCCGCAGGCCTGATCAATCCCATCGGAGGCAAGCGATTGAAACGCGTCTGGCGAGCGGAGGACCTTCTCCCCCACGCCCTCGAGGCCTACTGCCAGCTAGAGGCGAAACTCAAAACCACGATCTTCCACCCCCGGCCCATCGCTCGACTCTTCGCCAACACCCACGAAGCCCAGCTTTGGCAGAAGCGCATCGCAGACCCGGCCTACCTTCGCCAGACCCGCTCCCTGAGCGCCCTCTCGTTGCCGAAAGCGTTTTCTAGCGATTCCGGATTCGCAGTGATGGAGTCTGGCTACCTCGACACCAGCTCCCTGATCGAGCGCTTGCGCGACGCCTTCCGGTCGCGAAGCGCTCTGCTCGAGCAAAGCTTTCGCTACGAGGACATCGAGATCGGGCCAGACAGCATTCGCTATCAGGAACACAGGGCTCCCATCGCCGTCTTCGCCGAGGGACACCTCGCCACCCGCAACCCCTGGTTCTCCTTCGCCCCCTACAAGCCAGCCAAAGGTCTGATCGCCACCGTGCGCCTATCGCCTGAGCACGCACGAGACTTCTGCACCAACTCGCCGATCGTAATCAAATCCAAGTTCATCGTGCCGCGCCACGACGGCCGACTGATCGTCGGAGCCACCTATCGATGGGACGACGCGACGGATTCTCCCGATCCAGAGGGCGAAGCGGAACTGGCGGACTTTCTCGATGATCACTTCGGTAGCGGAAACTGGTCTTTCGAATCCGTGCAGGCTGGCGTTCGCCCCGCCACCGCGGGGGCCTATCCGATCGTCGGCCCGCACCCCACGCTTCCGCAACTCCTATCCTTCAACGGATTTGGCAGCAAAGGCTCCCTGCAGATCCCCTTCTTCGCCGACGCATTGCTGGAGCGGATTTATGAAAACAAGGACCTTCCGCCCGAAGTCCTGCCCAAGCGCTTCATAAAAGCTCCAGCTCTCAAACCAAGGCGTTGGATCGCCACCGAGGTGGTTCGTGAGGTGATAAGCCATCACGTGAATCCCGGAGAAACCGCCATCGACGCCACTGCAGGCAACGGGCACGACACGGTGTGGCTGTGCGAAAGCGTCGGAGCCAGCGGTCATGTATTCGCATTCGACCTACAAGCGCCGGCCCTCGAAATAACGAGGGGACGCCTTCGCAAAAGCAGCCTCGCCAAGCGAGCGACCTTGATGCAGCGCGGCCACGAAACCATGCTGGATTCCATCCCCCCCGAACACCGCGGCGGGATTTCAGCGATCGTCTTCAATCTCGGCTTTCTGCCCGGTGGCGATCTACAGGTCGTCACCCAGCCCAAAACCACGCTGCAAGCCCTGGATGCGTCGATGGTTCTGCTGAAGCCGGGAGGAATGCTCAGCATCACGCTCTATCCCAGCCATCCGGGTGGCCAGGAGGAAGTGGATGAAGTCCTAATCTGGATACAAAGGCTCGCCTCAGATCAAGCCGAGGTTTGCTTCGAGCGGCACCCCACCGGCAACCGCAACTCCCCCTATCCCGTTTTCATCAAGAAACGCTCGCTCGCGTAAGTTCGAGGATCCTCGCTTCGAATTCCGGATACGCAGCGATCAAGGCCCCGCGACTCCCGATCTCAAACCCCTTCCAATCGAATCCCGGCGTGACCACGCAGCTCATGAGCGTCCAACCGTGCGACCCGCCCAAAATCGGTTTTCCGCCAAACCAGCATCCTGGCTGAAACACCAGATGCGGGC comes from the Pelagicoccus sp. SDUM812003 genome and includes:
- a CDS encoding beta-ketoacyl-[acyl-carrier-protein] synthase family protein codes for the protein MGRQRVFVTGIGLISSIGNDVSSVLRSLRNLSHGFAPFIPQNEKLQGEVKLAGTVKDFDLSSSDFEDWQFPSRYRIRRDKLRSLPPHGVYAYAALEQAIESARLQEDDISNLDTGMYTASGGSMRLVHNNMSRMHQLGPMRCPPTGIVSSIAGTLSFNLVAAFKIRGNSCGFSSACASSGHALGYAFDDIALGRQKRMFVVAGEDLNDESVLPFAGMRALSLKDDPGRASCPFDKERNGFVSTGGGAVLVLESEQEATRRGVAPFAELLGWGQASDGHNVAMSHPEGLGLIEAMRRALESSGLEAGEVDYVNAHATSTVIGDLSEGKALTEVFGKRGYRPKVSSTKALTGHGLSLASALEASFVALSMKEGITPGSAHLKELDPVFGDLNVIRETEAVAPAVALSNSSGFGGANVTLAFRKV
- a CDS encoding ATP-dependent RecD-like DNA helicase, whose translation is MSSFGATLPSSPQNSDSLSGVLERIIFFNEENNFTIAELRPETGKDKVTILGPLGGVQCGETLSIQGAWSKHPTHGPQFKIQSFESRLPASIYGIRKYLGSGLVKGVSKGLAERIVKRFGSDTLRVISEESARLQEVSGIGKQRARSIKEAWDEQVIQRELFIFGQTYGLTPSLCLRVFKQFGTEAVSVLQNEPYRAAREVHGVGFKTADKIAINTGVPNDSPQRIDAGIEFVLQELQDEGHTAFPIEELANQTSETLDTDVTLVQDGIERLLESKSIWKTDSHNGIAYAQLPHNFFAEEKIANAVRRLKETPSGLPPIKREIAVDWAQEKAGFEFGESQKEAVKGSLAHKVFILTGGPGTGKTTILRAVVSILKAKKAKILLAAPTGRAAQRLSESTRAYAQTIHRLLKFDPAQGGFVMNENKPLSADVVIVDEASMLDARLAAALFQAIPSKAHLILVGDVDQLPSVGAGNVLKDLIASRTIRYVTLDVVFRQKKFSSIVHYAHAINRGEVSLPTPLEDPRQLDPKKDFQFLAASDQQDAANKVAAVFKDFIAGELALDPISDAQTLAPMHKGLAGVGNLNQTLQETLNTRSEAMPFGSLKFKVGDKVIQTRNNYDKNVFNGDIGIVKALDGVNGLIDVDFDGTEATYDKSEMIDLQLAYAVSIHKSQGSEYPVVVIPLLKAHFMMLQRNLIYTAVTRGKKKIVIVGESAAYAMAVRNSDAKSRCTLLQEFLR
- a CDS encoding shikimate kinase; the encoded protein is MNRKRKPNLYLAGFMGTGKSTVGRLAAQRLGLEFMDSDHAIEAQQGRSIPDIFAQDGEPAFREMERAFVENGHPGEGCLIACGGGLVIQPGMMETLKGKGLVFSLIATAEGVFERTRHNSNRPLLQVEDPLAQIAKLMAARDPIYRQAHVQILTEGRHVNDVVAHVCRSYKLEAAQRKL
- a CDS encoding FAD-dependent oxidoreductase; amino-acid sequence: MPPNPSSHSTAPRSSYDALIFGGGLAGSLLAERFLASEKRVLLVDDPSKSSCSRVAAGLINPIGGKRLKRVWRAEDLLPHALEAYCQLEAKLKTTIFHPRPIARLFANTHEAQLWQKRIADPAYLRQTRSLSALSLPKAFSSDSGFAVMESGYLDTSSLIERLRDAFRSRSALLEQSFRYEDIEIGPDSIRYQEHRAPIAVFAEGHLATRNPWFSFAPYKPAKGLIATVRLSPEHARDFCTNSPIVIKSKFIVPRHDGRLIVGATYRWDDATDSPDPEGEAELADFLDDHFGSGNWSFESVQAGVRPATAGAYPIVGPHPTLPQLLSFNGFGSKGSLQIPFFADALLERIYENKDLPPEVLPKRFIKAPALKPRRWIATEVVREVISHHVNPGETAIDATAGNGHDTVWLCESVGASGHVFAFDLQAPALEITRGRLRKSSLAKRATLMQRGHETMLDSIPPEHRGGISAIVFNLGFLPGGDLQVVTQPKTTLQALDASMVLLKPGGMLSITLYPSHPGGQEEVDEVLIWIQRLASDQAEVCFERHPTGNRNSPYPVFIKKRSLA
- a CDS encoding thioesterase family protein, with the protein product MIESVSEIQVRYAETDMMGIVYHANYLPWLEIGRTNLLRENGLPYKELEQRGFLLPVLEVNLKYKQPARYDDLVTIRTRMAEKPFLRIRLDYELSRGETLLASGYTVHAFMNKDGQPVKVPAFFRDAMADAFAEKS
- a CDS encoding glycosyltransferase family 4 protein translates to MELSSNAPILILTHEFAPTKGGIATFTEEMARAAVQLGRKVEVWAPRGCEERGDDYPFPVRRLDLKGSQDVSCQIKLVRELIRQRRRVRKAIVYICDPGPVLAMCYLQFFKTFKPGKLILTFHGSEIKTFAANPGKRIAVNQLIKRADRISTPSEFTHGLLKSNFPGAKKKTFLTPGALRSDFEEIESRNARSSKKVHILTVGRLHPRKGQAFIMQALAQLPRQLRRQVSFWIVGTGKKYGYETQLRQMAEQVDFSVTFFGDVTNEQLEDLYARADLFSMTSVNFRKSVEGFGLVYLEAAAHGLPIVAHKVGGVAEAVSDGENGILVEPENLNQLSEAFAQLIQDRELRLRMGRNGKRWARRNNWIQSADLLFNRWDISIDPSLEEPEDALQLVEA
- the queG gene encoding tRNA epoxyqueuosine(34) reductase QueG is translated as MIGSRQKEELRASIREIGFDEARFARLGQVDDAALRAWVEKGYHADMDWYARSLEKRKNPDLVLEGAKSAILLGANYLPREETEARSQTGFAKYSLYRDYHDTLLVGLKKVGELLQQRFALGPRDYRYYVDTGPVVERGWAASSGLGWQGKNGMLISKTHGNWLFLSAIYCRLEFEPDPPLRSKSDGERIEKPDVGILCGKCTRCLDACPTDAIVEPGVVDSRRCISYQTIENRGFIPHEIRERMGGRVFGCDICLDVCPWNRFAKAGRAQLLETRYEIANIGLLDLLRMDVETFRETFRKMPMKRTKLRGLKRNACVAAGNLLVCEDWWPEGVGREVFLEQVLETLEGLAADDAEALVRAHAVWAVYRLVGKESARERLASARAKETDPQALAEHC
- a CDS encoding phosphopantetheine-binding protein, which gives rise to MSNEATNKQVTSQAAEPSAEEVLRETLKRCSPETIEAALAFKSSGDVSLVPTVVLGIVERFLEPEMVDVLKNGDDSVKFMEDLGLDSLTMFEAIMMVEESLGVSIKNEELWDLRTVGDLKVFIASKITGEETVQSAKFYPIEQVAATMPQQEPFLFLQSAEISGETASGVYEISGSEAFLAGHFKHDPVFPASIMLESLGQLGVFHFLKTQAGETSADKLSIYFTGADGVRCHRVCRPGETLALSIELKRRRDPMVVYSGKIMVGDEKAVTAEEITLVFADETASESAAAS